The proteins below are encoded in one region of Clostridium pasteurianum DSM 525 = ATCC 6013:
- a CDS encoding metallophosphoesterase, with the protein MLIGVLSDTHRINGYIKEACKYTKDCDIIMHLGDNVEDVGEIKQYYKGKIINVSGNCDYTDVPSEKIEIIEGKKFFLTHGHRYNVKSSLMNLKYKALETGADIVLFGHTHIAISAEEDGILFINPGSVSMPRNGKNSIAFIEIVDGNIKYNIKNL; encoded by the coding sequence ATGTTAATAGGAGTATTAAGCGATACACATAGAATAAATGGATATATAAAAGAGGCCTGTAAGTATACAAAAGATTGTGATATTATAATGCATTTAGGAGATAATGTAGAGGATGTAGGGGAAATAAAACAGTATTACAAAGGCAAAATAATAAATGTAAGCGGTAATTGTGACTATACTGATGTACCTAGTGAAAAAATTGAAATAATAGAAGGGAAAAAGTTTTTTTTGACACATGGACATAGGTATAATGTAAAAAGCAGTTTAATGAATCTTAAATATAAGGCCTTGGAAACAGGAGCAGATATCGTCTTATTCGGGCATACTCATATAGCTATATCTGCTGAAGAGGATGGTATATTGTTTATTAATCCTGGAAGTGTTTCCATGCCGAGAAATGGCAAGAATAGCATAGCATTTATAGAGATTGTTGATGGAAATATAAAGTATAATATAAAAAACTTATAA
- a CDS encoding Uma2 family endonuclease produces MDNAAKNKTYTYTDYMKYPEGERIEIIDGHIYNMAAAPSRIHQKIISQLLIEIGNYIKTNKGDCEVYPAPFDVILKNDDEELSNSKNIVQPDISVICDKNKLTDKGCTGSPDMIIEVVSPFNPSNDYVRKLSLYEEFKVREYWIINPMKETIFAYTLDENNKYAAPDSYTFKDKIKVNIYDNLEIDFNSLNL; encoded by the coding sequence ATGGATAATGCCGCAAAAAATAAAACCTATACTTACACGGACTATATGAAATACCCTGAAGGTGAAAGAATAGAAATTATAGACGGCCACATATACAATATGGCTGCTGCTCCATCAAGAATCCACCAGAAAATCATATCACAATTATTAATTGAAATAGGAAATTATATCAAAACTAATAAAGGAGATTGTGAGGTATATCCTGCTCCCTTTGATGTAATATTAAAAAATGATGATGAAGAATTGTCTAATAGCAAAAATATTGTTCAGCCTGATATATCAGTGATATGTGATAAAAACAAGCTAACAGATAAGGGCTGTACTGGTTCTCCTGACATGATTATAGAAGTGGTGTCACCATTCAACCCATCTAATGATTATGTAAGGAAATTGAGCCTGTATGAGGAATTTAAAGTACGTGAATACTGGATAATAAACCCTATGAAGGAAACTATATTTGCTTACACTCTTGATGAAAACAATAAATATGCAGCTCCTGACAGCTATACATTCAAAGATAAAATAAAAGTAAACATATATGATAATTTAGAAATTGATTTTAATAGCTTGAATTTGTAG
- a CDS encoding DUF1523 family protein — MIKNKFYRYRFNNRYRLARRSKIPNFRISKFKLIILGICIIIMLNTILFFPHFFRSTYIVTIANKQIKTVDDKKIYLIYTQMENGDTRVFKNTNSLLEFKFDSEDIYGGLRINRTYEIKAYGFRIPLTEKYENIVKIKGVK; from the coding sequence ATGATAAAAAATAAATTTTATAGGTACAGATTTAATAATAGGTATAGATTAGCTCGCAGGAGTAAAATTCCTAATTTTAGGATATCTAAATTTAAACTTATAATATTAGGAATTTGCATAATTATCATGTTAAATACAATTCTATTTTTTCCTCACTTTTTTAGAAGTACTTATATAGTAACTATTGCCAATAAACAGATAAAAACAGTTGATGATAAAAAGATATATTTAATTTATACTCAAATGGAAAATGGAGATACCAGGGTATTTAAAAATACTAACAGTTTATTGGAATTTAAATTTGACTCTGAAGATATATATGGGGGACTCAGAATTAATAGAACCTATGAGATTAAGGCTTATGGGTTTAGAATACCTTTAACGGAAAAATATGAAAATATTGTAAAAATAAAAGGCGTAAAATAA